The bacterium genomic sequence GATAATATATCAGAGTCTTGTGAAGAATTGTTCTCAGCGGTTGAGGGTGGTAACACTGCGGTATTTCTGGTTGAAAAGCGAGATAATTACTGGTTGGTAATACTCCACACTGGTAAGACCAGGGGACTTGTCATTTATGAAAATACCCTCGGGGAAATTTTATTTTGCTCACGAAAGGGACCTCTTCTGAAACATTTTGGGAATTTAATAAATAATAGAAACTTTTTTGAGTCGGTTTGCATTCCCCCAAAAGAGCAAAACATATTCATTAACTGGTGGAGGGTTAAAACAGATCCACCCTTCAGACTCAGTGAATATTGATTAATTTCCCTTTTCTCACGATTTTACTTATAACATTTCTGCCTACCTCGTAAACGAGGTGCACAAAGGAATGGCTTTTTAGAATTAAAAGATCAGCATCCATTCCCGGAGTGATATTCCCCTTCACATGATCCATCTTTATTGCCTTTGCAGCGTTTAGAGTGACGCCGAGTAACGCCTCCTCCAAAGTAAGACCGTATAAAAATACGCCTAATGCCATAATAAGAGATTGAGAGTAAAAAGGAGAGGTTCCGGGGTTGTGGTCCGTTCCGAGGGCAATCGGAAGTTTAATTTCCCTCATAAATTCAACTCTAGGTTTATGTTGAAGTTTAAGAAAAAAGCAAGTGCCAGGAAGCAGGACTGCGATTACACCCTTTTCTTTTAAAATTTCGATGTCCTCTTCCGTTGTGTGTTCCATATGTTCAACAGAAGCTACAGAGAACTCTCGGGCTAATTTGGCAGCACCGGTGTATGAGAGTTCGTCGATATGCATTTTGATTTCGTATCCATATTTTGTTGCAGAAGATAAAATTTCTCGTGCCTCATCAACGGTGAATGCTCCTTTGTCAATAAAAATGTCAATAAATTTCGCTTTTCCTGAAAAAGCGGGGATCATCTCCTCTTTTATCGCTTTTACATAAGTTTTTCGATCGTCTTTATAGTCTGGGGGAATTGCATGGGCTCCAAGAAAAGTTATCACAATGTCGGCTTCGTCTCTATTTTTCAGCATATGAGCAACTTCAATAATCTTCTCTTCCGTTTCTAAATTTAACCCATAACCGGATTTTATTTCTATGGTAAGAGTCCCGCTGTTTCTCATTTCAATAAGTCTCTGATGCGAAACTTTAAAGAGATTTTCAACTGAATCCTGTCTTGTGAGCTTCACGGTGTAATTAATTCCCTTTCCCTCTGTCAAGAGTTCCAAATATTCTTTCCCTTTAAGTTTTGCAAGAAATTCCTCATGGCGGCAGCCTGAGTAAATGAGGTGAGTGTGAGGGTCGACAAAGGCTGGAATTACAGAATTTCCCTCTGCGTTAATAATCTCGTGCTTTGTCTTTGTGGAATATTTATCTTCTATCTCCTTTCTTTTGCCAAATTCGATAATTTTTCCATCATCTATGGCAATTGCTGCGTCAGAGAGAGTCTCTAAATTACCTTCTTTAAAATAGACCAGCTCCCCTATGTTTGTAATAATCAAATCAACCTTCATAGTGGTATTTATCAAGAAGTTCCTGAATTAAAAGGGCTCTCATTTCTGCTTCCTTGTTAAGGTCGTCCTCCGAAACGCCGTAATACACTTTAATGTGGTATGGCAAAATTCTAAAAAAGACTTCGTTAAAGAATCCCGGGTGAATTTCCTTGACGTAACCAAGGTCGACGCCAATTCTGAGATTGGATAAATGCTCGTAGGTTTCAACCAAGCTTAGAAGCTTTGCGCTTCGGAGGATAGCATAGGATTTATATATTCTATCTTCCACCTCTAAGGGCCTATCAGCATAAATTAGGTTTCTCAGCTGATTTTCAAGTTCCACGATTTCTTCCAAGGTTGAAGCCATCTTTGTCTTCGTTTCATTAAAGGTGTCAAAGAAAGAAGTGATTTTTATCTGTACAAAGGCACCGTATGTCTGAATCACTGTATCCATGAGACCGGAAAGAACGATAAGATTTTTCTGAAGAATCTGTGAAAAGTTTTGTATCTGCCCGAGTAAGAAAATTGCTGGAACGTGTACCAGCGCCGAGATGCTTAAAGCATGTCCCAGGTATCTTGGTGATGATGTAAGGTATCCAACTCCTTCTTTAAAGGCAAAGTTTAAAGTTTTGTCAAGAAGGGCAGCATAGATCTGAGATTCTTCGCCAATTTCGTGCATCTCCGAGTAAGCACCTCTGAAAATGAGTTTTATATGGTCCCTTTCGTTAATTCTCATGACGTGACGTTCGCTTTCATCGAAAATTAGGGCTACATCTTTCCTCTGTAAGCCTTCTGCCCCAAGAATACCCCTTTCGTAGAGGATCATGGAAAGTTCAGCCGCTACCTGTTGAATTTCCACAAAACTGTAATTATTTTCCCACATTGGGAGTTCTTTTGCTACCTCTGAAACTTTATCACGGATTTGGTTGAGTTCTTGCACAGATAGTTTATAAGGGAACTTGTAACCATCGAGGTTTCTATAGTATTTAAAAATCACAAACTGGACGATATTCCCGTTTGTTTCAGAAAAGTAATCAGGAACTCTTTTGATGATTTTTAGGATATCCATTTTAGTATGGTTTCAAGTTTTCTTATACGGTCTCTGACCTTTATGGCCTCTTTAAATTCCTCACGTTCTTTTAGCTCCTCCAAGGTCTGTTTCAGCTTTTGCAGTTCTGATTCAACGAAATGGATGAAATTCTCAGTTTTGAGCCTTTCTCCGTTGAAGTAAGAGCGATGCACGATCTTGTGAAAAACCTCTTGAAAGTAGGGAAGAAAATACTCGTAGCAGGTGGGACAACCCATTAAAAAGTTGTTACGAAAGTCTCTAAGGCTTGTCCCACAAACCCTGCATTTTATGAGGGTTTCTTGAGGTATCATTTCCTCTTCCGGTATAACCCTAACGCCATTCGCAAGTTCTTCTGCACATTCTCTGCACAGGAAAAGGGTTACGATACTGCCTTCAACGTACTCCTTGAAGGTAATTTCTGCTTCTCTTTTATTGCAGCGATTGCACAACATTATATTGTCTCAAGATACGCTTTAATCTGGTTGTAAATGCCCTCTTCGTCAAGCAGGTAAAGCTTCAAAATCTCTCGTCTTGAACCTTGCTCAATAAAGGTATCAGGCAAACCGATATTATGAATATTCAATTTTTTCCCTTTCGATGTTTGTATGATATATTCGTTGATTGCTGAGCCAAAACCACCGGGCAGATTTCCTTCTTCAAGGGTAATAATGGCCTTGGGAGAAGAGTCAATAATCTCATGGAGCATTCGTGTATCGAGCGGTTTAATAAATCTGCCGTTAATAACTGTAAGTTTAATACCCTCTTTTTCCAATCTTTTTCCTGCGGAAAGGGCTGGGTGAACGGTAGAACCGGTCGCAATCACTACTACATCTTTAAAATCCTTGCCGTACAGTTTTTCCCAAGTTCCAATGGGAATGATTTCCGGAGATTCTTTAATTGGCACACCTTCAACTTCTCCTCTTGGATACCTCACAGTGATGGGTCCCTCCTGATAATAGAGCATGGTATATAACATATCGACAAGTTCATCCTCGTCTTTCGGTGCCATTACGACAAAATTAGGAATGATTCTTAAGTAAGCATAGTCAAATACACCGTTATGAGTGGCACCATCTTCACCGACGATACCACCTCTATCCATAACTATTCTAACCGGGATCCTCTGGATACCAACATCGTGAATAAGTTGGTCTAACGCTCTTTGAAGGAAGGTTGAGTATATACAAGCGTAAGGTTTTAACCCGTTTAGTGCAAGCCCCGCTGCAAAAGTTACTGCATGTTGTTCAGCAATTCCTACATCGAAGAATCTGTTGGGGAATTTTTCTCTGAAAAGGTCAAGCCCTGTCCCTAAGGGCATTGCAGCGGTAATAGCAACGACTTTATCGTCTTTTTCAGCAATATCTACAATAGTTTTTCTAAAAATAGATGTGTAAGAAGGTTTATTTGATTTTTTTAATGGTTTGCCCGTTTCTTTATCAAAAGGTCCTAATCCGTGGAAAAATTCGGGGTTTTCTTCGGCGGGCTTATAGCCTTTACCTTTTCGGGTTAGAACGTGGATGAGGATTGGACCTGCCTTTACCCGTTTCACTCTTCTAAAGGTTTCAATTAATTGTTCAAGATCGTGTCCATTGAGTGGGCCTACGTATTCAATTCCCAATTCTTCAAATAGAATTGTTGGCACCGCTAAGCTTTTAAGGTTTTCCTTAATCTTCTTTGCCAGCTCTCTTAACCTTTTTGAAAGAAAACGAGAGGGTATCTTTTCAAGGAATTCCCACAATTCCTCTTTGGCTCGGTAATATTTGGGGGATGTTACAATCTTGGAAAGATAATTGGAAATTGCACCTACATTTTCAGCAATAGACATTTCGTTATCGTTCAAGACTATGATGAGATCTTTTTGAAGGTGTCCAATGTTATTTAATGCTTCTAAAGCCATTCCTCCCGTTAAAGCTCCATCACCTACTATAGCGACTACCTTATAATTTTCCCCGTTTATGTCTCTGGCAACAGCGAAACCGAGAGCTGCAGATAGGGCAGTTGATGCATGCCCTGCGCCGAAAAAGTCGTGTTCGCTTTCACTCCTTTTTAAGAACCCACTGATTCCGTTGAGCTTTCTTAGAGTTTTAAAGGCTTCCCTTCGCCCCGTGATAATTTTGTGAGCATAGGCTTGATGTCCCACATCCCATATAAGTTTGTCCTTAGGTGAGTCGAAAACGTAATGCAAAGCAAGTGTGAGCTCGATCGCTCCGAGGTTTGGTGCTAAATGGCCGCCGTTTGTAGATACCACATCAACAATATAATCCCGTAGTTCTTGAGCGAGCTGATATAGCTCCTTAATAGAAAGATTCTTTAAATCTTTGGGTGAATCAATCTTTTCAAGCAGTGCCATATTGTTATTTTAACCTCAAATCTTCGTAACAGGAAAGGGCTGCGATAGCCCCCTGTGCTGCCGCTACTATTACCTGTGCAACTCCTCCCGTGACATCACCCGCTGCGTAGACTTTTGGCATTGAGGTTCTCATTTTAGTGTCAACTTTTATGTAGCCTCTCTGGTCTACTTCGACACCGATGGATTTTGCAAGTTCACTTTGTGGTATAAGGCCGACGTAAATAAATACTCCGTTGGCTTCTATTTCTTTGGTTTCCCCAGTTTCTCGGTCTATATACCTTACTCCCTTTACTTTTTCATCCCCAAAAATCTCTGTTACCTGTGCGTTTTTAATGTATTCTATTCCAAGTTCTGAAAGTTTCTTAACGTAAGCATTTTCACACATATAACGAGGCATGTATTCAAGGATAGTTATCTTTTTGGCTATTCCGTGGAGAGATATAGCAGCAACTGCACCGGAATTACCGCCCCCTATAACTACTACATTTTGATCTTTAAAAAAGTACCCATCACAGGTAACACAATAGGAAATCCCTCTGCCATAGAACTCCTGCTCACCTTTAACATTTAAATGTTTATGAGTAGTGCCTGTGGCAAATATTATTGCGCTGGAGAGGAAATTGCCCTGGTCCGATTCGATAAAAAACCTTCCGTCTTCCTTTTTCTCTATTTTAGAGATGGGAGACATTTCAATTACAGGAAGATAACTTTTGGCATGCTCTTTCATTTTAGCAACTAATTCCTCTCCTTTAATTCCGAAAAAGCCTGGATAGTTTTCTATAAAGGGTGCTTCTGCCGCTAAACCACCCGCAATTCCTTTATCAATGATTACCCCCTTCAATCCTGCGCGTGTAGCGTAGATTCCTGCGCTCAAACCAGCAGGTCCGCCCCCAATAATAGCTACGTCAATTTCTTCTGTCTCTTTCTTTTTACCGGCACCGGGTACAAATAGCATGATTACACCTCCTTACTAAAGGCTTTAAAATTTAAATATGACTGAATTCCAAAATTTAATTATAAGTCTGCTTAAAAGAAATTCAAAAGGGCTTTCCTTCAACTCTATCAGGAAAAGATTGAGAGTTAAAGGGGCACAGGTTAAGGTATTGCAAAGGGAACTAAAAACTTTAGTTGATCAAGGGCTTGTTTACAGGGATGGAAATAGATACGTTTCTGTTTCGTCAGAGACGGAAAAGGGGTATTTTCAAAGGTTTGCAGGGGGATTTGGATTTCTTTTGCGAGAAGGCAAAGAGGATGTCTTTATTCCACCTCACGCAACGATGGGCGCAATGGATGGAGATTATGTATTAGTGGCTATTCTTAAGGAAAAGGAAGGTAAGAAGCCCGAAGGCAGAATAATTAAAATTTTAAAACGAGCTGAAAAGAATTATTCAGGGACGGTAAAGAAGAAGGGTAAACGCTACATTATTGTTCCTGATGATAAGGCTTTACCATCGGAATTAGCCGTGGCAAAGGCGAGGAAAAACGGGTTAAAATTGAAAGAGGGAATGAAAGTTATTTTTAGAGTTAAAGAAAAATGGGCATATATTGAGGACGTGATTGGCTTTGAAGATGATCCTTCGATAGATTACAAGCTTGTCGTTGCCAAATATAAGTTAAAAGAAGATTTCCCGAAGAAAGTATTTAAGGAAATTGAAAGTGTTATAATTGCTGATAAAAGGGAAGACCTGAGAGATGAGTACATCATAACCATTGACCCGCGTGATGCAAAGGACTTTGACGATGCCATTTCTGTTCGGAAGGAGGGTGAGCTTTACCTCCTTGGTGTTCATATTGCTGATGTTTCTGCTTACGTTCTTGAGGACAGCAGATTAGACAAGGAAGCGATGTCAAGAGGTTGTAGTACATATCTGATTGACAAGGTGATTCCTATGTTGCCCCATGAGCTTTCATCTGATCTATGTTCTTTAAGGCCTGGTGAAGACCGCTACACGATGAGTGTATTTATGTGGATTGACAACGAAGGCAATGTGGTTAAAAGAAGATTTGCTAAGAGTGTGATAAATTCAAAGGCGAGACTATCTTACGAAGACGCCCAGCGGATTATCAATAAGCAGGAATTGGAAAAAGACAGTGTTTCAATTTTCGTTGGCAATTCTTTCGAATATATAAGGGAGTTTTTGCTTCTTGCGAGAGAGTTAGCTTGGATCTTGAGAGAAAGAAGGGAAAGGAGGGGTAGTTTGGATTTTGACCTACCTGAACCAGTGGTTGAACTAACTCCCCAGGGTCGTGTCGTCTCCATAAGCCCTTCTTTGAGATTGGAGACTCACAGAATAATTGAAGAATTTATGGTAAGGGCTAATGAAATTGTTGCTGAATTTTTAGAAGAACAAGGTATACCAGCAATTTTCAGAGTTCACGAGTCCCCTGAAGAATCCAAAATTCTAAATTTTGTAAAGATAGCAGAGGGTATCTTGGGTATTAAGTTCTCTTTTAATAAGATAGACAAGTTTGCTTTACAGAAGATTGTTAAAACCGCGGAAGAGATGGGACACGGTCCTATAATTTCATACTTACTGTTGAGGTCGATGAAAAAAGCCAAATATTCCATCCAAAATATTGGCCATTACGGTCTTTCTTCGGATAGTTACGTTCACTTTACATCTCCCATAAGAAGATATCCGGATCTCGTAGTTCATAGGCTTTTGAAGAGGGCTATTTCCAGGAAGAAGTGGACACCTTCCGAGGAATATATCCAAAAACTTGACGAGATTGCAAAACTTTCTTCCCAGAGAGAGGAAATTTCCGAAAAGGCTGAATGGGAACTTATTGATCTAAAGAAGTATGAATTTATGAAAGAAAGGGTGGGCGAGGTGATGCAGGGAGTTGTTACCCACCTTGTTCCTCAGGGAATTTTCGTGGAAATTGAAGAATTTCTCACAGAAGGTTTCATATCCTTTTCAAAGTTTAAGGAAAGTGTTTCTTTTAATGAGGAAAATTTTGAGGTAACTCTTGGACAAAAGAAGATTAGACTTGGCGACAGAATAAAGGTTAAAATCCTTTCCGTTAATAAGTGGGCTAAAAGTATGGAGCTTCAGCTCTATGAAGATTAGGGTACTGGTATTTATTCCTGAATTGACTGAGGAGCAGAGAGAGTTGGTTGTGCGAGAGCTCGGCGAAGGATTTGATGTGTTCTTTGATCCATACGATATCCCAATTGATAAAATAGATGCATTGATAGTTTTCAGGTGGGAAGGGGTTGTGGGGGACGCTCTAATGGAACAAATGAAATCGTTAAAGCTTGTACAGGCAATTACCGCTGGTATTGATCACATTCCCTTAAAGAATCTTTTGAAGAGAGGGGTAGCGGTTCAGGGTGCTCCGGGTGCTAACTCACAATACATAGCGGAGCATGTCTTTGCTATGATACTTTCAGCATTAAAGAAGATCTGCGTTCATAATCAATTGATGCGAAAGGGAGAGTTCCACCAGGAATTTATGCACAGGACTCTTTTTGAAAAGAATATGCTTATTCTCGGTTTTGGAACAATAGGGCAAGAAGTGGCAAGGATCGCAGAAGCTTTCCAGATGAGGCTCAGAGCATTCAAGAAGAGCAGAAAAATTCCCTTTGAATTTCAGGGTAAGCTGGAAAAGGTTTACACTACAAAAACTGAGCTTCTTGAAGCTTTGCCGTGGGCTGACGTTGTCGTAGTAGCTCTTCCTCTGACCGAGGAATTGAGGGGCTTTATAGGAAATGAAGAGCTTGAAAGAATGAAGAAAGGTGCAATTATTGTAAATGTGTCTCGGGGTAAAATTATTGATGAAAAAGCCCTTTACGAGCACCTTGTAAAGAATCCAGATTTTATAGCTTGTCTTGATGTTTGGTGGGTTTATCCAAAGGAAGATGGGATATTTCAGCAAAATTACCCTTTTGAGAAATTGGATAATGTAATAATGACACCTCATGTAGCACCAAAGGTGCCAGGCTATTTCGAGAACATGCTCAAAACAGCTTGTAAAAAGGTAAAAGAATTTTTTAAATGATTTAACCCTATTGTATTCTTAATCCTGCGGGACTTCGGTTCGTTGACCTTCTGGTGTTCCCGTTTCCCAAAAGTCAGGCAGACTGAAAAAGGCGACCGCTAAAATAATCCAGCCAATATACATAGCGAAGAGTCCAAGGATTAGCACGGTTCCAATAGCACCGTAAAAGAGTAAATCACCTGCGATGGAAAAATTTTTTATACCAGTTTTGTCAGCAATCCTTTTTAGACTGTCCCGGTAGAAGTGAGTTGACAGGATTGTAATTGCGTATATAAGTAAAGCGAAGAAAACGACTGCAAAACTGATTTCAGAGAATATGTCATAATATCCTCGGTAATTTCCCCAAATGAGTGTTTTTACGATGGACCATGCTCCGGTTATAATAGCCATTATAAGGGCGAAACCCATTCCCACAATATTGACGATAACACCGATAAGGTATTGACGGAAAATTTTATCCTCTCTGAATTTCTGGGCAAACTCGCTTAAAGCAATAAGGATTAGTACTATCCCTGCAATTCTGAAAAGGGGCCCAATTCTGCGGAGTCCGCCTAAAAGGGTTAAGACCACACCAATACCACCATAATATTTTATGTTTTTAAGTTCAATCTTTTCCATATTTAAATTTTACTGAAGGGTCTATCACTGGTCAAGTGCCCGTAAAATTAATCTTATCTGTGAGGTGTTTCTTTCAGAAAGAGAAATTGAAGGTAAAAGAATGGGTTTTGGAAAAGGGAGTAAGCTATCTTTTTGAATGAATTCTCAATGAATTCCACCATTTCACCGTTTTTAAGGGGGACAAAAGAGAAATATTTTATCAGCGGTAATTGTTTAAACAGTCGTCCAGAAATAACATCATGTTCAACTATCTGCACAACATTAAGTTATGTTCAACTTTTCCTCAAAGAAATTTAAAGTTTAAAAGCTCCCCCGTCCTACTTTGAATAGGAGAAAGAAATCACATATTTCAACCCAAGATTTTGATATCCGGAAAGTCCAAAATCAATTGCAAAACCTTTGTATATAAAACCCAAGCCCGTAGAGAACTTGGATAATAAGCCTGCTTTGTCGCTTCTAAAACCGAGTCTGAAGAAGGCAATGTCATTGTAACTATACTCACAACCAAGGGTTAACGAAACGGGGACGTCTCTACTTGATTTGAGATGTCCGATAAGAAAGATGTTGTATCCTACTTTTCTGACTGCTCCCAGTACAAGAGTGAGAGGCAGGGGGTTTGATTCATTTATAAATTTTATGCCAGTTCCGAGATTCCTGATGACAACGCCGTAATCTGTTTTGTTGTCAATTTTGCCAGCGATTCCAGCAGATACACTGTAGGATGTTGCTCTAAAAGCCTCGATTTCTTCTTTGAAGAATTTAAAGCTTAGCCCCATTTTTATGCTTTGAGAAATCATGTAACCACCAAAAGCAGTGACGATTAGGTCACTGGCATTGAAAGTGTAAGGCTCTCTGGCATGTTCGTCGAGCCCATTAAAATCTCCATAATCCGTGTATGAAACACCAATTCCTCCACCAAAGCGATTCGTTGAATAAGAGAGTAGAATTGAATTGTCCATCACGTCGAGTCCAATGGGAAAGGTTGAAACGTTTATTCCAAATTTTCCGGCGGAAATGCAATGGGCAGGATTGTAATATACCGCTTCCATGGAAGGAGAAAATGCAGTAAGCTCACCGCCCAGAGCAAATGCCCTTGCTCCGCGAGACAACTCTAAAGTGGTTGCCGCAGAATTTCCTGCAGAAATAACAATAATCCATGCCAAAAATTTTATCATTTTGCCTCCCTTTATTTAATTATTGCTATTTTGCCTCTTTTTATCTCTCCCTGATTATTCTTCACAACATACATGTAAATACCGCTTGCTACGTCAACGGGGTACCATGTTATAAGACCATCGGCATTCTCCTCAACCTTGTGAAATACAAGTCTACCATGCATGTCGTAAACAGAGACCTCTGCGTTTTCTGTTAAACCTTCGAAGCTTATTCTGTCATGCCCTTTATCGGCTCTGAAGGGATTAGGGAACACTTTAAGGGAATCCAAGTTTTCTTCGGGGTAAGGGCCATGGACTATTACCAAAACACTATCATAATCAACCGTAGAATCTGCCCCAGTGGCTTCAAAAACGGCGTATCCCTGGTATGTACCCTTTAAACTACCTTCAGGAATGAACAACGTAAGCATTACCTCTGCCTTTTCGCCTTTAAGTAGGCTATCTGGAACTTTCTCAGCAAAGAGCGTTGTGAGTGTATCTTGGCCATTTACAAGTGTTGCAGAAACAAGCCTTAAGGATGTGATTACTGAAGTGCTTGGTCCGTCGAGGGTATCAGGATTATACAAAGAATCAGTATTTACAAGCATGATGTGTCTGGATACATACGCAGGTCCTGCTGGAAGAGAGTCAAAATCAACAATTCCACTATGTACATCTAAGGAATCATCAAAAATATCCAGGTCAACCTGAGAGATTACTACTTGTCCTCTTACAAAGTAAATGTTCCCATTGATATCATAGTTAAGGTCTTCCCATACCATAAAGAAGTTAGTAGTTCCATCAATGTTGGCTACCTTTATTCCAGCGGGATAAAAGTTGTTTCCAAAAGTACCAGGGGTGGTTCCTGTAAAGGATTCAAGAGTGTCAAATGGCACCGGAACACTTAAACCAAATTTTCCCATAGAATCACTGTAAGCACACATATATAGTGAGTAGTGTCCATCCATTTCCGGGTCTGAGTGCCATACGACTGCCATTTTCCCGTCAGGAGACATGGCAATCTGAGCTCTGTAGTTATCATACATGAGGGAAGTATCTTCAACCCAGTTCACCCTTAGATTCACCGAGTCAAAGGTTATCCCACCGTCTTTTGAACGTGTGAAAAAGATGTCCGGATTCGTGTTTCCACCGTGGCGACGGCAATCCTCCCAAGTGATAATAATCGTCGAATCTTCTGCGGCATAAGTGATTTGTGGATTGCCTGTATAAAAGTTTTGCGATATAGTGTCATCGAGTACAATATGTAAATAGTTAAATGTTTCTCCTCGGTCGGTAGATTTGTTAAAAGCAATCCAAGGATGGGGGTCTTGATTTGTCCCCCCTGTCCCATACCTGTAGGCAATAAGTAGGTTACCTTTGTCATCTACCGCAATTGACGGGTCTCGATTTACCCTTCCGGGATTGTTATCAACTATTCCCAAATCCTGAAAAGGTCCTTCGTTTACCGATCTTGCGAGCTTTATTCTCAATACACCTGTCCCGTCGTCTACCCATATAACATACAGGAATAATGTATCATTTGTGATAACACCTGCAATGTCTGGCTGGGGGCCATCGTTTACACTTGAAGTAGTTGAATTTCGCACGGTGACACCGGGCAGTGTATCTGCGGGTGCAAAACTCCTTCCTCCATCGTGAGAATATGTGTAGTAAACCTTCCATGATGTACCATTTTGTGTTCCCTGCCATATTACATAAATGCTATCTCCAAAAACTGCCATTACGGGGTATTTGTCATTTATATTTGGCGAATTGCTTATATTTAGGTCCTGAGAGAATGTTTTTCCGGTATCAGAAGAATAAGAAAAATAGATTTCATACTTTCCATCCTGATCCCTGTCATCCTGCCATGCTACAAAGACGCGAAGGTTGTTGTCAATAACAACTGCTGGATGGTCTTGCTTTGTATGGGCTGAGTCGGGATCGTTTACCTGGACTGTTTTACCAAACCTTATCGTCCCCCTTCCCCAGGGAACCAGGAATAAAAGCACGAAAAGGAAATTCATTAAATAACCTCCTTTTGTGCGATTGATTTTAACATAATAATTCCGTGAGTTCAAATTTTAATGATTGGGTTAAGTTTACAGGAATTTGGCTTTATGAGAAAAATTGGAGGCCGTTGGTAGTGAAAATTTCAGAAAAGTTAAAGAGTTTGTAAATTTCGCATTTCATTTAAATACGTTAATATTTACGCTTTTGTTATTACATGTTTTTTGCATTAAATTTTTTCAATATGGTAAGGAGGTGGATATGCCAAAGGGTTTAAAATTATTAATATCAGTAGCAATTCCGCTGCTGGTAGGGTTTATTGGGAGCCTATTTACATCGTCTTCTGTCAATACCTGGTATAAAGAGATTAACAGGCCTTCCTTTACTCCCCCAAGCTGGCTTTTTGCGCCTGCGTGGA encodes the following:
- a CDS encoding T9SS type A sorting domain-containing protein — translated: MNFLFVLLFLVPWGRGTIRFGKTVQVNDPDSAHTKQDHPAVVIDNNLRVFVAWQDDRDQDGKYEIYFSYSSDTGKTFSQDLNISNSPNINDKYPVMAVFGDSIYVIWQGTQNGTSWKVYYTYSHDGGRSFAPADTLPGVTVRNSTTSSVNDGPQPDIAGVITNDTLFLYVIWVDDGTGVLRIKLARSVNEGPFQDLGIVDNNPGRVNRDPSIAVDDKGNLLIAYRYGTGGTNQDPHPWIAFNKSTDRGETFNYLHIVLDDTISQNFYTGNPQITYAAEDSTIIITWEDCRRHGGNTNPDIFFTRSKDGGITFDSVNLRVNWVEDTSLMYDNYRAQIAMSPDGKMAVVWHSDPEMDGHYSLYMCAYSDSMGKFGLSVPVPFDTLESFTGTTPGTFGNNFYPAGIKVANIDGTTNFFMVWEDLNYDINGNIYFVRGQVVISQVDLDIFDDSLDVHSGIVDFDSLPAGPAYVSRHIMLVNTDSLYNPDTLDGPSTSVITSLRLVSATLVNGQDTLTTLFAEKVPDSLLKGEKAEVMLTLFIPEGSLKGTYQGYAVFEATGADSTVDYDSVLVIVHGPYPEENLDSLKVFPNPFRADKGHDRISFEGLTENAEVSVYDMHGRLVFHKVEENADGLITWYPVDVASGIYMYVVKNNQGEIKRGKIAIIK